Proteins co-encoded in one Candidatus Bathyarchaeota archaeon genomic window:
- a CDS encoding glycosyltransferase family 2 protein, whose protein sequence is MLPPNQQDLPLITVGIIVLNREWIIKRMLQALQSQTYPHDRLFVVVVDGKSKDQTAEIARELLSESDFNGYQVIVKDTNIPEARNLCIQNMKGDYLLFWDSDVIMEPTAVTRTLEILKKENVDIVYSFVKEVTVSSAEEVNTKWQEWKNNLHQDKSKMPQAGVLGNTLISKKVLSYVAFDPDYTFYEDRDFSAKANKLGFKILETRNIIGFDVNTNRPQSDIYAFDMPLKKALRGIRKKALVQAQEISGDYSSVGKFLLTNKRYIFYVGYMPAIFLTVIGVFILNLWVSLIFPAYFLFYAVIQFRKRGFMQGFNAAARSIIVGVPTTYALLYYCLKLYLKNKL, encoded by the coding sequence ATGCTTCCACCCAACCAGCAAGATCTGCCTCTGATAACAGTCGGTATTATTGTTCTAAACAGAGAATGGATAATTAAGCGGATGCTACAGGCGCTGCAAAGCCAAACCTATCCACATGACAGGTTATTTGTGGTCGTGGTTGATGGAAAGAGCAAAGACCAAACGGCAGAAATAGCCAGAGAATTACTATCCGAATCTGACTTTAACGGCTACCAAGTAATCGTAAAAGACACGAACATACCTGAAGCAAGAAATCTATGCATCCAGAACATGAAAGGCGACTATTTACTCTTCTGGGATAGCGATGTCATCATGGAACCAACCGCAGTAACCCGCACATTAGAGATTCTAAAAAAAGAGAACGTCGACATCGTCTATTCATTTGTTAAAGAAGTCACAGTCTCCTCAGCGGAGGAAGTCAATACCAAATGGCAAGAATGGAAAAATAATCTACATCAAGACAAATCTAAGATGCCGCAAGCGGGCGTATTAGGCAACACTTTAATCTCAAAGAAAGTGCTGTCATACGTGGCGTTTGACCCTGACTACACTTTCTATGAGGACAGAGACTTTTCCGCAAAAGCAAACAAGCTGGGCTTCAAAATTCTTGAAACCCGAAACATTATCGGCTTCGACGTTAACACAAACAGACCACAAAGCGACATCTATGCCTTCGACATGCCCCTCAAAAAAGCGTTGCGAGGCATCAGAAAAAAAGCGCTCGTCCAAGCCCAGGAAATCAGTGGCGACTACTCATCTGTTGGAAAGTTTTTGCTAACAAACAAGCGATATATTTTCTATGTTGGTTATATGCCAGCAATATTTTTAACAGTTATCGGTGTTTTCATCCTAAACCTTTGGGTAAGCTTGATTTTCCCAGCGTACTTTCTATTCTACGCAGTCATTCAATTTAGAAAAAGGGGCTTTATGCAAGGGTTTAATGCGGCAGCGAGGAGCATCATCGTGGGAGTCCCAACGACCTATGCACTACTATACTACTGCTTGAAACTTTACTTGAAAAACAAGCTTTAA
- a CDS encoding glycosyltransferase family 4 protein, giving the protein MPPKVCFISPEYWPLTGGTGSYVYYLSNELLKNGYRIYVVTGSNKTQDVKVNPQIDVSFLKIPKMPIVKSFMLAGSSYRKLQSVRDTANVDIMHPQLPLTPSFAVPSNFGKTLVCTVHSTWKGEAQAIRGEPYLRLNANEKFMVSFNGFLRFFEEGMLSRARKIIAVSHFTKWELTNYYKIPQSKIRVIHNGVDTNKFKPAQDKRKIKAELGFNPDDIAIVSVGRLYARKGLFTLIESMPAVIKRFPKVKFIISGKGQSDEMRRLVTHAEKLGVKNNIIFTGYYPDKKLPKLYQAADVFAFSTFYEHHPFAVLEALSTGLPVVTTTVGGIPETIQSGKNGLLVEPFNSKQFSNALLYLLEHPAEAAEMGVQARKTILERFDWRIVVKDAIAVYNEVLS; this is encoded by the coding sequence ATGCCGCCTAAAGTCTGCTTTATCTCACCTGAGTATTGGCCTCTTACAGGCGGAACAGGCTCCTACGTGTACTACTTATCTAATGAGCTCCTCAAAAATGGCTACCGCATCTACGTTGTCACGGGTTCAAACAAAACCCAAGACGTCAAAGTCAACCCGCAGATAGATGTTTCTTTTTTGAAGATTCCAAAAATGCCCATAGTAAAATCTTTCATGCTTGCCGGTAGCAGTTACCGAAAACTCCAAAGCGTCCGCGACACCGCAAACGTGGACATAATGCATCCCCAACTGCCGCTGACTCCTAGCTTTGCAGTGCCATCAAACTTTGGAAAAACCCTTGTTTGCACGGTTCATTCAACGTGGAAGGGTGAAGCACAAGCCATCCGCGGCGAACCTTACCTGCGTTTGAATGCGAACGAGAAGTTCATGGTGAGTTTCAACGGGTTTTTGAGGTTTTTCGAAGAAGGCATGTTGTCTAGGGCAAGAAAAATCATTGCAGTTAGCCACTTTACAAAGTGGGAACTCACAAACTACTACAAGATACCTCAAAGCAAGATACGCGTCATCCACAACGGCGTAGACACTAACAAGTTCAAGCCAGCCCAAGATAAGCGCAAAATCAAAGCGGAATTAGGCTTTAACCCAGACGATATAGCAATCGTGTCAGTGGGCAGGCTCTATGCACGCAAAGGCTTGTTCACCCTAATCGAAAGCATGCCTGCCGTAATCAAACGCTTCCCAAAAGTCAAGTTCATCATTTCAGGCAAGGGGCAAAGCGACGAGATGCGCAGACTCGTCACCCACGCGGAAAAACTCGGCGTAAAAAACAACATCATCTTCACTGGCTACTACCCTGACAAGAAATTGCCCAAGCTCTACCAAGCCGCAGACGTTTTCGCCTTCTCTACTTTCTATGAGCATCATCCCTTCGCGGTGTTGGAGGCGCTGTCAACTGGCTTGCCTGTAGTCACAACCACTGTGGGAGGCATACCAGAAACAATCCAGAGCGGCAAAAACGGGCTCTTAGTTGAACCATTCAACTCCAAACAATTCTCAAACGCACTTTTGTATTTGCTTGAGCACCCAGCAGAGGCAGCAGAGATGGGCGTGCAGGCGCGGAAAACAATCTTGGAGCGGTTTGACTGGCGAATAGTCGTCAAAGACGCGATAGCAGTCTATAATGAAGTGTTAAGTTAA
- a CDS encoding type II toxin-antitoxin system RelE/ParE family toxin translates to MPRYNVFIESKAKKQFKKIPKDQQTRILTALNTLETEGLSNKLDIKKLQGYRYHYRIRIGKLVRIRFELSADRTIIVYSISTREKAYK, encoded by the coding sequence TTGCCCAGATACAACGTTTTCATTGAAAGCAAAGCTAAAAAACAATTCAAAAAGATACCAAAAGACCAGCAAACACGCATCCTCACAGCGCTCAATACCCTAGAGACTGAGGGATTGTCAAACAAATTAGACATCAAGAAACTGCAGGGCTACAGGTACCACTACCGAATCAGAATTGGGAAACTTGTCAGAATACGTTTTGAGCTTTCTGCAGACCGAACAATAATCGTTTACTCAATCTCTACACGCGAAAAAGCATACAAGTAG
- the speB gene encoding agmatinase produces MSNLELFTSQTNVFSGFQAPFEKAKYVIFGVPFDATSTYRVGARFGPNAIRQASLNIETYSFRSGIDVEDLALYDAGDLHVSTDAQKTVDMTKLVVEDILAAGKMPVALAGEHTVTLGIAKGLGAKASKTAIVSFDAHLDLRSEFMGLTLSHTTFMQLISKTVKPAKIVEVGTRSVCKEELSYAKKTGVDFFTSQQIIKQGTEPIIEEVKRILEPYENVYLTVDMDVLDPAFAPAVQNPEPEGISPTALLDIACALCDKRVIGFDVLEIVPVYDQGVSAVVAAKVVFEMLCQLEKSRKK; encoded by the coding sequence ATGAGCAACCTTGAATTGTTCACTTCGCAAACGAACGTTTTTAGTGGTTTCCAAGCGCCTTTTGAAAAAGCAAAGTATGTCATATTCGGTGTGCCGTTTGATGCCACTAGCACTTACCGTGTCGGCGCAAGGTTTGGTCCAAACGCTATTCGTCAAGCATCCTTAAACATTGAAACCTACAGTTTCCGTAGCGGCATAGATGTTGAGGATTTAGCGTTGTACGATGCGGGTGATTTGCATGTTTCTACTGATGCCCAGAAAACTGTTGACATGACTAAGCTTGTGGTTGAGGACATTTTGGCTGCTGGCAAGATGCCTGTGGCGTTGGCTGGGGAACACACGGTTACGCTTGGGATTGCTAAAGGTTTAGGCGCCAAAGCCTCCAAAACAGCGATTGTGAGTTTTGATGCACATTTGGATTTACGCTCTGAGTTCATGGGTTTAACTTTATCTCATACCACGTTCATGCAGTTGATTAGTAAAACTGTGAAACCTGCAAAAATAGTTGAAGTTGGAACTCGCTCAGTGTGCAAAGAAGAGTTATCTTACGCTAAGAAGACGGGCGTGGACTTTTTCACTTCCCAACAAATCATCAAGCAAGGCACTGAGCCAATTATTGAAGAAGTGAAAAGGATACTAGAGCCGTACGAAAACGTTTACTTGACAGTAGATATGGACGTGCTTGACCCCGCCTTTGCGCCAGCAGTGCAGAACCCGGAACCTGAAGGAATCAGCCCCACAGCGCTCTTAGATATTGCCTGCGCATTATGCGATAAACGAGTAATCGGCTTTGATGTTCTTGAGATTGTGCCAGTCTATGACCAAGGGGTTTCAGCGGTGGTTGCAGCAAAAGTAGTTTTTGAGATGCTGTGCCAGCTGGAAAAATCGCGCAAAAAATAA
- a CDS encoding PIN domain-containing protein has translation MIVGLDTNIICYALDEDYPENKLLNDLLLNLSPDNKAAINPTVIHEAYHVLVFAEKWHREEAAHAIKLLLRNPYIEFYNQTRKTSTIALDLSIQYNLGGRDALIIANCLSNKTPTLYTHDKTLLKHQKITYKNTTLTIKDPLNKT, from the coding sequence ATGATTGTTGGCTTAGACACCAACATCATCTGCTATGCCTTGGATGAGGATTATCCCGAGAACAAACTGCTAAATGATTTACTGCTCAACCTATCCCCAGACAATAAGGCAGCAATAAACCCAACCGTTATCCACGAAGCCTATCACGTTTTGGTTTTTGCTGAAAAATGGCATCGGGAAGAGGCGGCACACGCAATAAAACTGCTACTAAGAAACCCTTACATTGAGTTCTATAATCAAACAAGAAAGACCAGCACAATAGCCCTTGATTTATCCATCCAGTATAACCTCGGCGGAAGAGACGCCCTCATAATCGCCAACTGCTTATCAAACAAAACCCCAACCCTCTACACCCACGACAAAACACTCCTAAAACACCAAAAAATAACCTACAAAAACACAACCCTAACAATAAAAGACCCACTAAATAAAACGTAA
- a CDS encoding acyltransferase, whose protein sequence is MAKALNFNSKPLSQESSVFLNIVRVTACELVVLCHFLTRYQPVPWDALFRLGSTMGGVAVLLFFVLSGLLVSYSLFNKLGNSEYRFRHFFVDRFSRIYSGLVPALLFAAVLAVMMYVTNYGYFMELCTMQSMPSPLNFAMTLGMLEQRFPSDFFNSLLSPIGFSPAIPDVTAFGFNGILWTLVVEWWIYMIFGWVVIGSLALAGKRKRGNGYKATFLVVAALLSLPLVGMFEQSSSLIIVWFVGVVMMLAISSKTVRTKLSNPLVIRALGVLFGLSLISAFLAAYVAFAWTNQFYDLSLGVALSMSVFLGVLLFNAGGFKKTLNLLASSRIAKWSATGASFSYTLFLTHYPIIIFLAGLHLPFNRFLMLIPILLITNVTAFCLARFTEQKHKAVARTIKRWLNISEC, encoded by the coding sequence ATGGCGAAAGCATTGAATTTCAACAGCAAGCCCCTGTCGCAAGAATCATCCGTATTTCTCAATATTGTTCGCGTGACTGCCTGTGAGCTTGTTGTTTTATGCCATTTCCTAACACGGTATCAACCAGTTCCTTGGGATGCACTGTTTCGCTTGGGAAGCACGATGGGCGGAGTGGCTGTGCTTTTGTTTTTTGTTCTCTCAGGCTTGTTGGTTTCCTATTCCTTGTTTAACAAGTTAGGCAATAGTGAGTATCGGTTTAGGCATTTTTTTGTTGACAGGTTTAGCAGAATTTATTCTGGTTTGGTGCCTGCTCTGCTGTTTGCAGCTGTCTTGGCTGTGATGATGTACGTCACGAATTACGGTTACTTTATGGAGTTGTGCACTATGCAGTCGATGCCTTCACCATTAAACTTTGCCATGACACTTGGAATGTTGGAGCAAAGATTTCCATCGGATTTTTTCAACTCGCTCCTCTCTCCCATTGGTTTTTCACCAGCTATCCCTGATGTTACAGCTTTTGGTTTCAACGGCATCCTCTGGACTCTGGTTGTTGAATGGTGGATTTATATGATATTTGGCTGGGTTGTTATCGGTTCGCTTGCGTTGGCTGGAAAGCGAAAAAGAGGCAATGGTTACAAGGCTACTTTTTTGGTTGTTGCGGCTTTGTTGAGCTTGCCTCTCGTGGGAATGTTTGAGCAGAGCAGCAGTTTGATAATCGTCTGGTTTGTGGGAGTTGTCATGATGCTTGCAATCAGTAGTAAAACAGTACGGACAAAACTATCGAATCCTCTCGTCATCAGAGCGTTAGGAGTGCTTTTTGGTTTGTCTCTGATAAGCGCTTTTTTGGCGGCATATGTAGCGTTTGCTTGGACAAACCAGTTCTATGACCTTTCATTGGGAGTAGCACTATCAATGAGCGTGTTTCTTGGTGTTCTCCTCTTTAACGCTGGCGGCTTTAAGAAAACCCTAAATCTGTTGGCAAGTAGCCGCATTGCCAAGTGGTCAGCAACAGGAGCAAGTTTCTCCTACACGCTTTTCCTAACACACTATCCGATAATCATTTTTCTCGCAGGGTTACACCTGCCTTTTAACCGATTCTTAATGTTAATCCCCATACTGCTCATTACAAACGTTACTGCCTTCTGTTTGGCACGTTTCACAGAGCAAAAGCACAAGGCAGTTGCAAGAACAATCAAAAGATGGCTAAATATATCCGAGTGCTAA
- a CDS encoding DUF362 domain-containing protein: MPDAKQKTVKIFRAKEDISDILKEAVANAGLQGKRKIFIKPNLSHPEYLPGVVTCPELMRDLVGLLRDGNSKVIVGESNGFNYPCWTAFDKTGVQTAVNEAGGEVINLSEDKVVEVKFQTNTPLKRLFLPKTVLDADAVVDLPLMKTHEFTAYSGAIKNLFGCVPSNKRIYLHPYLPEVFYRLYTVFKPQLTIMDARIGIEGNGPTKGKPVKMNLMLTSNDALAIDIVSAKVMMLNWKDTYLGYIAKKTGLQEQDIQINGLQVAQVAHKFEPPRIDLPVKAQMMIYQHEYLTKLLFCSLDVVKLFQKVTVAYRGESAQIG; this comes from the coding sequence GTGCCTGACGCCAAGCAGAAAACCGTTAAAATTTTTCGAGCAAAAGAGGACATAAGCGATATTCTAAAAGAAGCCGTTGCTAACGCAGGTTTGCAGGGCAAACGCAAGATTTTCATCAAACCCAACTTGAGCCACCCAGAATACTTGCCTGGGGTCGTGACCTGCCCAGAATTGATGCGGGACTTGGTGGGTTTGCTTCGAGACGGCAACAGCAAAGTCATAGTGGGCGAATCCAACGGATTCAACTACCCATGCTGGACAGCCTTTGACAAAACAGGCGTGCAAACCGCAGTCAACGAAGCAGGCGGAGAAGTCATCAACCTCTCCGAAGACAAAGTCGTCGAAGTAAAATTCCAAACCAACACACCCCTCAAACGGCTGTTTCTGCCCAAAACCGTCCTTGACGCGGACGCGGTTGTTGATTTGCCGCTTATGAAAACTCATGAGTTCACAGCCTACAGCGGAGCCATCAAAAACCTCTTCGGCTGCGTCCCAAGCAACAAGCGCATCTATTTGCACCCGTACTTGCCAGAGGTTTTCTATCGCCTCTACACCGTGTTTAAACCGCAGTTAACCATCATGGACGCCAGAATCGGCATTGAGGGCAACGGTCCAACCAAAGGCAAACCCGTCAAAATGAACCTGATGCTCACCAGCAATGACGCATTAGCCATCGACATTGTATCTGCCAAAGTTATGATGCTAAATTGGAAGGACACTTATCTTGGGTACATCGCCAAAAAAACAGGCTTGCAAGAGCAAGACATCCAAATCAACGGTTTGCAAGTAGCACAAGTAGCGCATAAATTTGAGCCACCCAGAATCGACTTACCCGTGAAAGCACAAATGATGATTTACCAGCATGAATACCTAACCAAACTGCTCTTCTGCTCACTGGACGTGGTTAAGCTTTTCCAGAAGGTGACCGTGGCTTACCGTGGCGAAAGCGCGCAAATCGGTTAA
- a CDS encoding molybdopterin-binding protein: MFRKLMTYEEAKQTIEKHFAPAFLGEEETVLIEAYNRVLNEDIVSTLDIPPFNRSTVDGYAVRAQDTYGADENEPATLKVTGVVNIGEEPTVKVGKGETVEIVTGAVIPQGADAVVMVEDTEREDDQLNVYGAVTANENVMKKGSDIKKGQTVLRKGQVLGASEIGILAALGKTKVKVLKIPMVAVLSTGGEVTEPGKELPAGKIYDINAYSISAAVIESGGKPVYFGVIPDDKEALTKALQTALASADMVITSGGVSVGPRDYTPQIVDSLGKPGLVVYGIAVKPGKPTTVAFAGEKPVFALPGHPASALLIFILFARPLIQRLAGRPVSNMKTVRAFAGSRMFSAKGRRTFVMVRLEFDRDCRLIASPVESGASGAITTLAGADGFVEIGENEQFVDADQEVEVVLFRGSAAKP, from the coding sequence ATGTTTAGAAAACTCATGACATACGAAGAAGCAAAACAAACCATCGAAAAACACTTCGCACCCGCATTTTTAGGCGAAGAAGAAACCGTCCTCATCGAAGCATACAACCGCGTCCTAAACGAAGACATAGTTTCTACCCTTGATATTCCGCCGTTTAACCGCTCAACAGTTGACGGCTACGCAGTAAGAGCCCAAGACACCTACGGAGCAGACGAAAACGAACCCGCAACACTCAAAGTCACTGGAGTAGTGAACATCGGCGAGGAACCCACCGTTAAAGTCGGCAAAGGCGAAACAGTGGAAATCGTCACGGGCGCAGTGATTCCCCAAGGCGCAGACGCAGTAGTCATGGTAGAAGACACCGAACGCGAAGACGACCAACTAAACGTTTACGGCGCCGTCACGGCAAACGAGAACGTCATGAAAAAAGGCTCAGACATAAAAAAAGGACAAACCGTGCTGCGCAAAGGGCAAGTTCTAGGCGCCAGCGAAATAGGCATCCTAGCCGCTTTAGGCAAAACAAAAGTCAAAGTCCTAAAAATCCCAATGGTTGCAGTTCTGTCCACAGGCGGAGAAGTCACCGAGCCAGGCAAAGAATTGCCAGCGGGAAAAATCTACGACATCAACGCCTACAGCATAAGCGCAGCCGTAATTGAAAGCGGCGGAAAACCCGTCTACTTCGGCGTAATCCCAGACGACAAAGAGGCACTGACAAAGGCACTGCAGACGGCTTTGGCCTCCGCAGACATGGTCATAACCTCAGGCGGCGTCTCCGTTGGCCCACGCGACTACACACCACAAATTGTTGATTCACTGGGCAAGCCTGGACTTGTCGTCTACGGAATCGCAGTGAAACCCGGCAAACCCACGACGGTTGCGTTTGCAGGCGAAAAACCCGTGTTTGCCTTGCCAGGGCATCCAGCGTCAGCATTGCTGATTTTTATTCTGTTCGCTAGACCTTTGATTCAGCGTTTAGCAGGCAGACCAGTGAGCAACATGAAAACTGTTCGGGCGTTCGCGGGCTCCAGAATGTTTAGCGCAAAGGGCAGACGAACCTTTGTTATGGTGCGGTTAGAGTTTGATAGAGACTGCCGTTTGATTGCTTCACCTGTGGAGTCAGGTGCTTCCGGCGCAATTACCACGCTAGCTGGCGCTGACGGGTTTGTTGAAATCGGCGAGAACGAGCAGTTTGTGGATGCGGACCAAGAGGTTGAGGTTGTCCTCTTTCGCGGTTCCGCCGCAAAACCGTAA
- a CDS encoding radical SAM protein, with protein sequence MSIISHDTFWNAVVTMPMTKKMLQLSLKKCGACGRTVLEAALDDYAGKTDRKCDKCSGLYSQIIGFWVEFLRRGLGFKRAKVEKLLTDRYARRAVLNLVRSFAYFGIKKPMSLCAPFLVVWDFTHKCNLQCKHCYSNSGAVQEEELTTQQALAVVDQLADAGVTALAFSGGEPLTRKDFFQIARHAADRGLYVSVATNGTLLTKENVRNLKQAKVNYLDISIDGASAKTHDEFRGVEGAFDKAVAGLKNCVEADLCVCIATTVGKNNMEELPAIIDLAEQMQAERFTYFNFIPTGRGKAHYDQDLSAEEREKIMRYLLNRMSAGCKTTILTTAPQLARVAQQCQGPSGTGEVVMSMAHMQTVKVTKKAVPLADFIGGCGAGRLYCSLSPQGDVHPCVFLPVKVGNLKTEKFQDVWLNAPLFNAFRNRANLKGSCGRCDYKFICGGCRARSAAYHNGDMLNGDPGCIMGVKGAKSA encoded by the coding sequence ATGAGTATCATTAGCCACGACACTTTCTGGAACGCCGTAGTCACAATGCCCATGACTAAGAAAATGCTCCAGCTGTCCCTCAAAAAATGCGGTGCATGCGGCAGAACTGTTCTGGAAGCGGCACTAGACGACTACGCAGGCAAAACTGACCGAAAATGCGACAAGTGTAGCGGACTCTATTCTCAGATTATTGGTTTCTGGGTTGAATTTTTGCGCAGAGGTCTCGGCTTTAAGCGAGCTAAAGTTGAGAAACTCTTAACTGACCGCTATGCGCGAAGGGCTGTTTTGAATCTGGTTCGTTCATTTGCTTATTTTGGCATAAAAAAACCCATGTCGCTTTGCGCGCCGTTTTTGGTGGTTTGGGATTTCACTCACAAATGCAACCTTCAATGCAAACACTGCTACTCCAACAGCGGTGCAGTTCAAGAAGAAGAATTAACGACGCAACAAGCGTTGGCAGTTGTTGACCAATTAGCTGACGCAGGTGTTACCGCATTAGCATTTTCAGGCGGCGAACCCCTCACAAGAAAAGACTTTTTCCAAATTGCAAGGCACGCCGCTGACCGCGGACTCTACGTGTCGGTTGCAACAAATGGCACCCTGTTAACCAAGGAAAACGTGCGAAATCTCAAGCAAGCCAAAGTTAACTATCTAGACATCAGCATCGACGGAGCCTCAGCAAAAACTCACGACGAGTTCCGAGGAGTAGAAGGTGCATTCGATAAAGCAGTAGCAGGACTAAAAAACTGTGTAGAAGCCGATTTATGCGTCTGCATAGCCACAACCGTCGGCAAGAATAACATGGAAGAGTTGCCTGCCATCATCGATTTAGCAGAACAAATGCAGGCGGAACGCTTCACCTACTTCAACTTTATCCCGACTGGGCGCGGCAAAGCACACTACGACCAAGACCTCTCCGCTGAAGAACGCGAAAAAATCATGCGCTACTTGCTCAACCGCATGTCAGCAGGTTGCAAAACCACCATCCTAACCACGGCGCCCCAACTTGCTCGTGTGGCACAGCAATGTCAAGGTCCAAGCGGAACAGGCGAAGTAGTGATGTCTATGGCGCACATGCAAACCGTCAAAGTCACCAAAAAGGCTGTGCCGCTGGCAGATTTCATCGGGGGATGCGGAGCAGGCAGACTCTACTGTTCCCTTTCACCACAAGGCGACGTGCACCCGTGCGTGTTTCTGCCCGTGAAAGTGGGCAACCTAAAAACCGAGAAGTTCCAAGATGTATGGCTGAACGCTCCGCTCTTTAACGCTTTCCGAAACAGAGCAAACCTCAAAGGCTCATGCGGAAGATGCGATTACAAGTTCATCTGTGGCGGTTGCCGAGCGCGTTCAGCAGCATACCATAACGGCGACATGCTTAACGGTGACCCAGGCTGCATAATGGGAGTGAAAGGTGCCAAAAGTGCCTGA
- a CDS encoding molybdopterin molybdotransferase MoeA: protein MVKLKGFQKLTLTDKALQNWLGALQLGKPKTTLVPLQEALGRVLAQDLIAQEDLPRFDKSAMDGYAVKSADLVGATQFKPAVLKLTDAEEVGAGQAKQIWTGNPIPKGADAVVMLEKTTQKNGELKVTTQLAPQDNVSKHGEDIKKGETAIKAGTRLNPYHIGLAAALGYTQLPVAEKPKIAILATGNEIAETGTKRAPNQIYDSNKPMLVAMCQELGAQTTDLGIAKDNTDEIAQKIQQALKTSDAIITTGGTSVGGLDLVPDAVNKLGKPGVIAHGMALRPAMPTALAVLEGKPVLILSGNPVASVIGFEVFGRPLICRMLGMPKEEPRPIVKAKMARRVASALGRKTYVRVHVALKDGELVAEPVSAKGSGAISTMTTSNGYLIVPENREGVSAGETVIIHMFGNLEAA, encoded by the coding sequence TTGGTCAAACTCAAAGGATTCCAAAAATTAACACTAACAGACAAAGCCCTGCAAAACTGGCTGGGTGCACTGCAACTTGGCAAACCCAAAACCACCCTTGTGCCGTTGCAAGAAGCACTTGGACGCGTTTTAGCCCAAGACCTAATTGCCCAAGAAGATTTGCCCAGATTTGACAAGTCTGCAATGGATGGGTACGCGGTGAAGTCTGCTGATTTGGTTGGTGCCACACAGTTCAAGCCTGCAGTGCTCAAGCTTACAGACGCAGAAGAAGTCGGGGCTGGACAGGCTAAGCAGATTTGGACAGGCAACCCGATTCCGAAAGGCGCAGACGCCGTAGTCATGCTGGAAAAAACCACCCAAAAAAACGGCGAACTCAAAGTTACCACACAACTTGCGCCACAAGACAACGTTTCCAAACACGGCGAAGACATCAAAAAAGGCGAAACCGCCATCAAAGCAGGCACACGACTAAACCCATACCACATTGGCTTAGCCGCAGCTTTAGGCTACACCCAACTCCCAGTAGCTGAGAAACCAAAAATCGCCATACTCGCAACAGGAAACGAAATCGCCGAAACAGGAACCAAACGTGCACCAAACCAAATTTACGACTCAAACAAACCCATGCTCGTTGCCATGTGCCAAGAACTCGGCGCACAAACAACCGACCTAGGCATCGCCAAAGACAACACTGACGAAATCGCCCAAAAAATCCAACAAGCACTAAAAACCAGCGACGCCATCATCACAACAGGCGGAACCAGCGTCGGCGGATTAGACCTAGTGCCAGACGCAGTCAACAAACTGGGCAAACCAGGCGTAATCGCACACGGCATGGCGCTTCGACCAGCAATGCCCACGGCACTGGCTGTTTTGGAAGGAAAACCAGTGTTGATATTGTCAGGCAACCCAGTGGCTTCTGTTATCGGGTTTGAAGTGTTCGGCAGACCGCTAATTTGCAGGATGCTGGGGATGCCTAAAGAAGAACCACGACCAATCGTTAAGGCAAAAATGGCAAGAAGAGTTGCAAGCGCCTTGGGAAGAAAAACTTACGTGCGCGTCCATGTTGCGCTGAAGGATGGCGAGTTGGTCGCTGAGCCTGTGAGTGCGAAGGGTTCAGGAGCCATATCCACCATGACAACAAGCAACGGCTACCTCATCGTCCCAGAGAACCGTGAAGGCGTAAGCGCAGGCGAAACCGTAATCATCCACATGTTCGGCAACTTGGAGGCTGCATAA